GAGAAAGGGCCCTTAAACTCAGATCTCATACCTAGTTAGCTCCTAGAATGGTTCTCTTCTCTTTTGTTGTCTCAGGTGTAAATGGTCATTGACCAATACACTGATATACAAGCAATAGAAGGTAAAGGAAATACTTATGAGAAAGACATACTAGGAGCTACTAGACAATCCATGGTATAACAAGATAAGTTACATATTCaagtttaacaaatttaagtGCCCATTTGTGCGTGTGTGTTTGTACAGATATCCCTGAGGCAGCATTTTTAACTAAGTGAAAAAGTATATATACTTTCAGCTAATAAACCTCACCTGTTCACCAGCCTTAAGGTGTAACGGGCTCCTCAGAGAAAATAGGTAATCCCAAGAGAAAAGACCTGCTGGTCCTCTAACTTCATGCGCATGATCTTCTGTGGTTACAATGTCACTGTGGTTGATCTGATCCATATACCAACTgtcttaaaaaaataattgtccAAGTGAACTCTATAAAGCTGTTGAAATTATGTTCCACATCAAAGGACTGAACAACTCAAAATTGTTAAGAGTAATAAAAGGGCCACAATTGGTTGTGTCTGACGTATTGACATTTACTCAATCCTCTATATCTGTTTAGAAGTCCTTGTacaataaagaaaataataatggaGCTTCAAGATGCTAACAAGAGCCTTTAGGTTTATTATTGCATCTAAGGTTCATACTATCCTTTGTTTTCTCCTTGTATTTATCCCAAGTTTGGCATTAGAATTTTCAGCAACACACAGAGCCTTCGAGTGTGTGTATCATTTCATGTTCGCATTTTTGCTGGACTTCGAAAAACCATCACGTTTCCTCAGTGAGACATTTAGTGCATGCAACGTATGTTCCTAACCAATGAAGCTAAGCAAAGTGcaaatatttgagattttaacgcaaaataacattaaaaaataaaaaaagcatTTGGTTTCAAGCATGTTCCAATGGTATATGGTATGGTTaggatttttatcttttcaccaATTTTAACAACTATTTTGAAAAAGGATCCACCAGCACATGAAATTTGAAAGCAATTACAGCAGAACATGAATCTAACAATACATTCAGGACTTACCAAGTCAGCAAACGGGATTACAACAAGATTCTGATTTCGAAGCCGTGAGAATGCCCTTGATCTGAGTATCCCAAATGCCCAAAAAAACTCGTCCAAAGTTATAGGAGAAGGGAAAAGCTTCTGGTTGGGAAGGATTACTTCTGCTTCCACtttcaaaaactcattttgcaCATACTCTTTCACACCTAATGTCGTGCTCAGTAGTTGTGTCCCTAAAAGACGAAGTAAAAAACATTTCAATCTTGGATGCAGAGCAAAATCTGCAACAAAATAAAAAGCTTCTTCAGCTCCTTTACTTTTCAATTGCTATTTTTACGGATCTTCATTTTGTAAACCTCAAAATTCAATCTTTAGTATATTAGAGACAGCAATTCGAGGAAAAGATAGAAATAGCCAAAAAAATTTCACCAAGATTTTTGTCCTACAAGAGAAATTATATGCCACAATCCCAATTGGTTCAGTTGTAGCACCCCTTGTTAATTGGTGCAAGGTGCACTGCACCCCCGTCACCCCTATGTAAAAAAGcgaaataaggaaaacaaactggATTACCTTGAAGCTCAGCAAGCTCCTCGTCTGACCTGCACTGGAAGAGCATGTCAAACAATAGGGATCAAAAAGACTCAATCTTGCAAATTTTCAAAagcaaaaattttctaaaagaaCAGAAAACAAATATAGTAAATTTAGTTGGACCAACCAAAAAATAGTGGAGTCAGTAGACTGTGGAAGAATTTCAAAGTAAAATTTCCATTTAGAATCCTCTCTAGACTTTTCTGCGAGCAAGAATAGAGCTACAGCAATCCAAGGCTTCAAACCAGAACAAACGCTACCAATTTCTGAAGCTGCAGCTGCATCAGGATTGATCCAAAATCTCTTGGGAACCTCCAAAACGACCTCATTTTTAGCAATGTCCCTTGTGGCAACAAGGCCTAAGCCTTCTGGGACAACACCTGGCTTCACTGGAGTTTTCGACGAAACCACGCCTTCATCACAAAGCCACTGCCAGAATGTCTGTACAGATTGGGGAATTTGTGGGTCAGTTTTAGTCGAGAGAACTGAGGTTACAAGTGCTGGTTTCTTCAACTGGAAAGTGGGTTTTGCTTTCCAAAACGAGAACTTTTTGGGGGGTGTTAAAGGGGAGAGATACGGAAAGGAGGACGACGGATTGAGAGAGAAGAGATTGGACATTGCTATTTCTGCTTGTTTTTCTTTGGTTTGGTTCAATGAGCAGAGAGGCAAAAGATGAGGTTTAAATCCGTGGCAATTATTTATAGCTTCTGATAATGGATAATCATTTCCTTTTCTCTATTCCCCTTATCCCAttacctctttttcttttttagtttttccTTGTTTTGGTTGAGCGAACTAAACACGCAATTCGAGCTTTTTGTCTTCTATACAACATAAGAAGACCTTTTGTCTTCCACGGGACAATTCGAGCGTCTTACCCTTCGTAATATACTTGAGGACCGGGGGAAGGTGAGGGTTGAAATTTGAGTTCAGAAATTTGCTTGAGACAACAGTTAAATCTTGCTTGAAGCCTACAAGTTGCTAATTCGAGAAAGTTAATATGTAGCTTTGCTTGTCTTATTTATTATGGTAACCATTCTTCTTCCATTTGCCATTTTCTTAACATCTGCCTTGTTCATACTTGGAAGAATTCTTTTACTCTATGATTGAGTCTTATTAATTTTCCAAGTGAAGCCTATAGCACGTATTAGAGGTTTCGTAATTGCAATTTGTAGTTCAATTCGTAATCTGTGTCCAGTTTCGGAGAATCATGCAACTCCGCTTGAAGGTGGGACAAGCAGTGATGGAATTGCGCAATGGAGGAAGAAACTATTTTCCACTTTGTTATCTTTCTCCTTGTAACACGCTCCATCCCTGCGTCCCTCTGATACACTGCAGACAGTTCTAGCTTTTTTGCTTCTCCGGAGTCCAAATTTTTTCGTTTAAATAGACTTAACTTTCAATAGGCAATGACTTACAAACGAAGCGAATTTAAAAATATGTGATGACATCTGTGCATCAGAAACgcaaccccccccccctccccccctcTTTCACCCAAAGACCAACAAAAACTTTCCCCAAAAAGGGAAACAGCATCCATTAAAAGATTTACCCCTACAGGTTGTATATAGGCCTTAATGCATAAAAGAAGGGAGGGGaagagagggagggaggggggggggggcgcAATCATGAACGATCTTCTCATGCATAAAAGAATAATCAGCTTTCTCCAAAACAAGAACAGTAGATGCAATGTTTTGGAGGAAATGCTCAGCAATAGAGTGACAGGAGTATGTATATATGTAATTCTCATTAAGCTCTTGCCTTGTGATTCATGTAGAAGTAGAACCTTCTATTTCTTGGACAATTAAAGTTTGAAGCTACAAAAGTGCATAAGAAAGAAGACAAATCTAAAagaaacaactatttcacaagtGCATAAGAAAGAAGACAAATCTTAAaaaaacaactatttcacaaacaCATAGTACGTATTACCGACAGAGAAGAGAAATAGAGAGCGGAAGAGAAACGAGTCAAAGTTTGTTGAATATTAGACTCAACGTCCATTCACAAAGCAACTCCCTCTGATATCCCTTTGCCAAATTCACATTCCCATTTTCATAGATGCAAACAAAGTTTCCTACGAATGGCAGATCAGATAAAATATCAGATTATCACCAAAGGTCCAGAGCTCAGGCAGGAGACAGCAGACATGCAACATGAGAAATTGTCCACATGAACTTGGATATCTGAACAAAGTAAGAGTGCAGATGCAAGGTTATGCCAGAAGTCATTAGGTCTTACTCATTAAGACTTCCAAATGTGCTTCAAGGCCTAATAGTTATTAACCAATAAGAGAAATTAGAATAAATTCAActtgcaatacaagtcagtaaAGTTTCTTGCTATGGAGGTGAATGCATAAAGTCTTAAGAAACTCTGTGCTCTGGATTGCTCTGGATGCAAGATTATGCCGGAATTCAATTGGTCATATTCATTAAGACTTTCAAATGTGCTTCAAGGCCTAATAGTTATTAACCATTAAgagaaattagaaaaaattcaaCTTGCACTCCAAGTCAGTCAAGTTTCTTGCTATGGAGGTGAATGCTTGAAGTCTTAAGAAACTTTGTGCTCTAGGTTTAAAACTTTATCATTCAGTCTCCAATTCAAGATAGCTGTTGCTGAAATTTGCATCCTTGCTCCTAAACCTATGTCCCATATTTGCAAAAACTCCGTAGTGCTAATTGACATCTATAAGCACACACACCCCACAATCAAACACCACAAATGCACAGAAGCAGGGGAATGTAGAGACAGATTTCACCATCACTTCCCTAAGCAAAACAAAGAATTTGCATTCAGTGTTGACATAACAAGAATCTGAACAAACAGATTCCGCGAAATCCACTGAACTGGTAGCGTCAGAAGCAGAGAAAAGCAATTACCCTCTGAATGCATAGCATTCAATGATTGATCTTGTTCAGCTTTACTGGCAATGAACTCTCAAACGTTCCACCAAGATGATTTTACATTCAAATCATTTAAATTTGAGAAAGCAATAAGTTGTACACCAACTTTTTATGAACAAGCAAATCTCACTCAGTTTCAGGTCACAAACACATCCTCACTTTATAATTTATCACGTACACATCCAAAATCAGACCTTAACATAATGTAAGAAATATCATTAAAGCAAAGAACTTTCGATTGCAAAGGAATAATAGTACTACAATTTAGAACTTTCCAGCTAATGTCAAAAGTACAATTATTTCAAATTTATCAATTGTGGTAAAAAATCTCAGCATTTCCCTACAGTTACCTTATAATAATCTCTATAATTCCATTGCTCCCAATCCTCCGCAAAATTCATCATATGAATTGAAAACAGCAAAAAAATTCCTAATTTccgacaaaaaagaaaaagtcaagaaCCCTGATCTTTCTTTTCCTCAGAACCACCCAAAACTCCATCTTTCTCCTCACTTTTTTGCTGAGAAATACCCGAAACCCAATCTTTCTCGTCACTCTTCTGCCCAGGAACACTCAAAGCCCCATCTTTCTCCTTACTCTTCCGCTCCGAATCACCCGAGACTCCGTCTTTCTCTTCAATCTTCTGCTCGGAAACCCCCAAGGCTCCATCTTTATCGGAATTTTCCACTGATGCTGATTCCTCATTCCCCTTCtcagtttctttttctttatctttctccAATTCCTTTCTGGCCTCCTCTTGAGCAGCCTTCTCAGCCAGCAAAAGTGGGCCATAATAATCAGCATGAGCTTCCATACATCTCTTCAAATTACCAGTAATCTCAGCGCACTTGTCCACAATGTCTTCATTCTTTGCTTCACCTTCTTCAACACACTTTTCCCACTCAATAAAAACGTCCTTACATCCTCCCCCTTTCATAAATAAGCAAAACCCACAttccccctcctcctcctcctcctctcctccTCCTTCAACCTCCCCTTCTGGGACGGCGTCGTCTTTTTTGAGTTCCAAGTCCTCTGACTGATTTTCTGACGGTGGATCCGATGATTCTTCCACTGCGGTATTGGCTTCACGCGGTGTATGATCATGGGTTGCCTCCGACAGGGGCTTAGAATTGTGGGTTGGTGGGGAAACCGAGGGTGGCATGGCGGCGGAGGCTGTTTTTGTGGCGGTGGTAGCGGAGGTGGTGGGGGAACTAGGGTTTTCTGATGAAGTCGTAGACAAATTGCCTCCCATGGCAGTTTCCTTCTTAAACCCTCTATTTCTCTTAAACCCTTTCTGTCTCTCTCCgactttttctattttattgttaattgttTGTTGTGGAATTTTAACTTTAAAACGGTTCCTTCGTTCGTTTTTAGGGCTGAATAGTAAGCAAAGTATAGGTATAGAGTTTTGGTGATTACAATTCTCATGGCTTGGGGATGAAGTCAGTTTAAAAGATAAAATCCAATTTCAATTTGACAAATGGGGTTGACGACTAGATAAAGTTTtggtttcctttttttgtttaaaattaatGGACGGGCAACttatagaaaaaataaataaataaataaattatggaTGGGCATAATTTTTTGTAGttttatatttcaaatttcaattttgagtcttcttttgtttcatttgtgCAATTTTTAATTTGGAAAAATAGTTTAAAACGCTCTTCATATTTTGTAAAGTAACTTTTTTCGccccttatttttaaaagtgtaattttacgtcccttataaattcacattgatcaaatttggtccctatctaGGTTTTCGATTAGTTTTTTATTTCGTCTGGCAAAATCAATTaaagatatattacatgctatttgtactattcaagtgaaatcaaatagatatatacatgggtttaaaaaaaaactattagcACACATGATTAATGAgcgatgaaaaaattcattttgaaaaatatgaaaaatgaaaaaatttattttgtaaaatatgagggacgaaaaaattcattttatgaaatgtgagtgACTGTGAATCgaaatatgtaaaatttgatttgataattttatccttaaaaaatgatcacgtgcaaaGCACATAGTGAACTCCGTCCAAAAACTAGTCGAAAACCTAGGTAAGAACCAAATTTaatcaatatgaatttgtaagggacgtaaaattacacttttaaaagtgaatgatgaaaaaagttattttgtaaaatattagggatattttgaacgattttcccttttaatttAGTAATTTTGTCAAAAGAGAACAAAGAAACCAAGTTAGTGATTCGGCAATTGTAATCAAAATTGAAGTTCTATGTAAGTTACACTACCATgatatggaaaaaaaattatttgcttaCATTACAACCACAATTTTTAACATagctttttatctcacatacaccACGTCATAAAAAGttttacaataattattttaataatCTCCTATCGAAACACACTCACTTTTTGTTAATCACACTTTTcctatttattttatcatataatctaataaaaaaattattgataAAAATAATATTGAAAGTATGATTAACAAAAGGGCATTGTAAttaatattttcttaaaaaaaaaggaataataaTCTTTTGTACCCAAGGATTCTTCTGCcttactgtttttttttttttttttttctccctttgtTCTATATTTATTTACACACTCAAGAGCAACTTATTTGGggtaacctttttttttaatatgacaTTATGTTATGTTtagtagcttttttttttttaagttttaaaacTACTAATATTATCTTCACATTTTCTTtactaaaaaatttttaaaaaactctAATGATGGAGATTCACTTTTCCTTCGtttctgtctctctctctctctcgtttgCGATTTCTCTAAATTAATTGAAGTGCATTTAATTCGTCTATTTCACTTATGAAATTATCTTGATTTCATAAAAATCCATTGATGACTAGACTCTTGGCAGCCACTGCTTACGTATTTCATGCAAGTGTTAGGAATAGATGTCAAGAAGTAAGACGCGAAAGTTCAAAGCAGCAAAACAGACATAAAATGCAACTTCCAGAACTCCTAGCTTACGAGTCCACAACTACAACAACTGTACGTAAATTctgaaggataaaaaaaaaatgcatatatCAATCCAAGATCCAAGCTGTGACTGACCCCAACCTCTTCCTGGccgcctcctcctcctcctccctccgCGCAGCCTTCTCAGCCTGCAACAGTGGGCCGCAGTAATCAGGATGTGCTCTTACGCACCCCTTCAGCACCGTAGTAATGTTAAAGCGCTTGACCACTTCCCTTTGAACATATGCTCTGTTAATCTCTTTGACAGCTtcctcctcatcatcatcatctgcCTTTTCTAAACATTCTTCCACACAGTTTTGCCACTCTTCCAAAACTATAATGTCTTTAAAACGGTGGTCTTTCCAAAATAGGCGAAACCCGCAAATAGCCTCTTCTACTTCTTTTCCTCCTCCTTCTCCTCTGACCTCATGACCTTCTGGAACGGCGAAGTCTTTTTTGACTTGTGAGTTATCTTCCgatgatgatttttctgctgCGGCTCCTTCGGTACCTGCAGGGGTTGTGGCCCCTGTGGGTTCATGGTTTGGCTCTGATTCAAGTGTTGAATTGTGGGTTTCTTGGGAAGTTGGGGATGACATAGCAGAGGTGGAGGCCAAATTGGTTGCCATGGAAGTTGTTTTTTGAAGAGCCTCTTACAAACGATTTAGTACTTTCTTTTCTGGGGACTCGACTCGAGAAGAATTCACAAGTATAACGTTTGGGCGCTTACTTGGAGACAAAGCCAGTCCATGCAGCCATGCAAGTCCACAACCAAAAGGAAACTTTAAAACCTACTTATTTTGATTTGAGTGCTGATTacttttttaagttttattatGGATGGATTGGATTCTATTAGCTTCTTAGCCCTTTTCCTATAAAATAAAGATCATAAGGTTCTCAGCTTTACCTGTACACTTCCAATTTGGGCCCCAATTTTCCTgttttttgggatgttttttTTGGTGATTGAACAATTGGTAGTTGTATTTGAACTTGAAGGTCTGTTTTTACTAGTTAAAACCTATATATATGATCCAGAAGTGTAATGAAAAGCATGCGAATTTGACAATTAGTATCATTATCAGTACTGGACATTTTCAAATGACACTTGCTAGGGTCAATCTACATTTGCCACACAAATGACTACTCTATCATGGAGTCCCAAAGTTGGCTCAAcgtcttcatcttcttcttttccgCTCTGCAACAAAAGAGGAAGGATGCAACGATAGTTAAGTCCCATCTGCCAGTTCCTTGCCGAATGCGACTAGTAGCATTTGAATGAGCAGAAGTTTTGACGGTAATTTGTTGCCGGGCGGACCAAAAACAGGCAACTCTGAACTAAATGACATTCACCACGAATCTAGCTAGATCAAAACTCCTACAAAGTGGTAAAATGCCTCTGTTATTTGTCTCTTTGAcacttgttaaaaaaaaaaaaaaagaatgatcaTTGAGCTGGCGGGTGATAACAATCCATTTGCGACACCACTTCTTTGACGGAAGAGTATCATTGGATAGTTTCATAGCCAGCCAGAAGTCATATAAAAGCTATAGATGTTTAATCATCCTTGTCATCAATCTCATCATTCTCGTCATTCTCGTCATTGTAATTGAAAGGCAGTGGGACCGACTTGAATGCTCTGTACTTTCCAACATTGTTTAAATGCTCATTCTCCAACCTGATGGAGTAAAAAAAGATTTCGTGTTAAAGTCCCCTTTTTTTCTCTATGGTTCTGTGAAAGCACAACGACAAGATTGTTTCCAGTAGTTACTCCAAGCAAGGAAATAAGGTCATGTTAAAGTAGCTAATGAATGCATGGATTGAAGTACAGAAGCAGACGCAATGATATGGAAATGTCTTGGTTGAGCCAAGTGCCCGATTAAATCTATGGCTTGGGAGACTGGCACTGCCAAAAGGCACCATGGTTAAATTGCAAGTAAATAAGGAGAATTTACCTGAAAAAGTTCCACATCCCACGCCGAAGGATTTCCAGGCTAGAAAATGTGATTAAAATTGCATTTCCACTGAGGGAATGCAAATCAAAGGGCAATACCAGTTGTAGCCAAGCAAATCTTAGAAGAACATCCAATACCTGATAAGAAAAACACAACACATAACACAACAGACATCTTACTCTACAAGAAACCCAATAAATTGCGAGAAGATGCTTTTCACATTACCATAGCTGAAAAGTACACACTCTTGTGGGAAAGAACAAGCTTATCTCTCAAAAGAAAGTTGTTTGATTTCTTGTGAAGAAGTCCCCAATCCACTACAATATCCCAGTACGTGTTCATGATAGTTGCAATTGCTGAGCTCGCAATGGCCAATATCTTCCATGTCAAACCCTTCCTCAGTTCAAAAGCCGTTCGGATGACAACTGCAATAATTGTTGAGAAATATCTCACAGCATTACATCCGTGACAGTAATCTCTCTCTTCCAACAGTCGTCGGACACACTACAAAGTCACATGGAGCCTATGATTGTTCCAGTTGGCCAAAAAAGCAAGTTATTGCTAAATACAGAACCAACAAGCGCACAGTAAGTAGATATCAGCTCTTTTTTGGGTTCAGAAGGAGCACAAGTGAAGTATTTTGGATATCTCAGTTGTGAAGTCCTAATAATTACCAAACATGAAGAGTAAAATAAAAGATTCTAGGAAACAGGTTGCATAAGTTTTTAACTGCAGGACTGTGAACACAGGTCTTGATGCTCTTCATTAACAATTTATTGTTTCACTCGCCTTTGTCAATCACAGGCCTCTCCATTTCTTTTTCAGTAATTACTACATAGTTCCTTATACTGTACAAGCGAGTAGAAAATGAGAGGATCAACTATTTATGAAGGCTTAGACGCATCAACAATTTATTGAACTTTCTTGTGCAATTTCTTAGAGCCCTTATCTTGACAATTATATTAACAAAGAACTAGAAAAGATTTGCATTAAAGTTCTGGATACTAAGAATGAGCTAGCGGAATAACCATCAGAAGAAAAGCAGTTTATATTAGTTAGCCACATATATACAACAAGGCCAAACAGAAAGTACCATGGATTTGTTAGTCCAAAATCTATTTCCTGCATTAGCAATGTCAGAGGTTTCTCTGTTTTATACCTGTAAGTGGGTTACATCTTGGTGAATATAATTGTTGAACATGAGATAGGTAAACtaatgaaataaaaagaaagaacgaCGTGTCACCAAGATGATTCATTACATCATGCTCGAAGCCATATTGCTGTTAAAATCTTTTGATGGATCATAAAGCATGAATGTTTGCGGAGTTAAAAACTCAATGAGGAGAATGAATTGAGTGAGACCTGAAGGAAGCGAAGCCAGTATGGTATGACTGCAATAATGAAGTAGAAAACGGCATAGACATCACGAGTAGTACACTTATTTTGTCCCTTAGAAGTCCCATAACCGTAGTAGCAAATATAGTACTCAATGCTCCTCATCGCCTGTATCTGTAATTGaacaaaatacaaaacataaaaatagGAGCAAAGTATCACAAACAAAAACCCCCTGAAGCATAAGTAAGATCTAGACCTGGCTAGTGAGTTGGtctgccaaaaaaaaatctggaagAGTGACCTGCATGAATGCAGAATTCAGAAAAGAACGTAGTCATAAATATGTATACCTCTATAATTATGttcatatacaaaattttccagGCAAAATTACCTTATAAAGAGGAGCACAGATACAGCGAAATATGCTTTTCATTAGGAATACACGACTTGAATGATAGATAATGTTGAAAGGACAGAACATAATGATGAATATAACCTATATTATCAACAAAATACTTCAGCCCATAAATGGAATCAATGTAGCAGTAGTTGATCAACATTTGGTTGATAATTGGATCTCACAGTGATCAGGCCTAAAGGCATGAATTTGGCATATTTCTGGTGATCTTGAGCTCCTGAGTCCATCTGTATGTGCAAATGTACCAGGAAAGTGGCAAGAGCAAGCATTGCAAGTCCATTCCCGAGGAGAAATACTTCCTGATAACCTAATTCAGTTCCCTGTTTGAAACCAAATATAAAAGGATAGTTGATCCTGTAGCGCCTCCAGAAATATATGTTTGCAGCATACAAGAGCGTATGTAGAACAAGATAGGCATGGAAACTGCAAGAAGATTTTGTATTCAGGATAGAGGAACTAAAGACAGAATAGAAAAGTGAACTCCTAA
This portion of the Coffea eugenioides isolate CCC68of chromosome 11, Ceug_1.0, whole genome shotgun sequence genome encodes:
- the LOC113753929 gene encoding neurofilament light polypeptide-like; its protein translation is MGGNLSTTSSENPSSPTTSATTATKTASAAMPPSVSPPTHNSKPLSEATHDHTPREANTAVEESSDPPSENQSEDLELKKDDAVPEGEVEGGGEEEEEEGECGFCLFMKGGGCKDVFIEWEKCVEEGEAKNEDIVDKCAEITGNLKRCMEAHADYYGPLLLAEKAAQEEARKELEKDKEKETEKGNEESASVENSDKDGALGVSEQKIEEKDGVSGDSERKSKEKDGALSVPGQKSDEKDWVSGISQQKSEEKDGVLGGSEEKKDQGS
- the LOC113751080 gene encoding ribulose-1,5 bisphosphate carboxylase/oxygenase large subunit N-methyltransferase, chloroplastic yields the protein MSNLFSLNPSSSFPYLSPLTPPKKFSFWKAKPTFQLKKPALVTSVLSTKTDPQIPQSVQTFWQWLCDEGVVSSKTPVKPGVVPEGLGLVATRDIAKNEVVLEVPKRFWINPDAAAASEIGSVCSGLKPWIAVALFLLAEKSREDSKWKFYFEILPQSTDSTIFWSDEELAELQGTQLLSTTLGVKEYVQNEFLKVEAEVILPNQKLFPSPITLDEFFWAFGILRSRAFSRLRNQNLVVIPFADLINHSDIVTTEDHAHEVRGPAGLFSWDYLFSLRSPLHLKAGEQVFIQYDLNKSNADMALDYGFVESGSNRDAFTLTLEISESDQFFGDKLDIAETNGLGETAYFDVKLDRPLPPAMLPYLRLVALGGTDAFLLESIFRNAVWGHLELPVSHANEELICQVVQKACKSALSGYPTTIEQDEKLIEKGNLCTRHEMAVKIRAGEKKVLQHIDKIFAERESELDGLEYYQERRLKDLGLVGEQGEIIFWE